The Pyxidicoccus sp. MSG2 DNA segment GAGCGGGCGCGGGCCGCGATGCCGACGCTCGACCTGCTGGTGAACAACGCGGGGTTGATGGCCGTGCCGAAGCGGCAGACGACGGTGGATGGCTTCGAGGTCCAGTTCGGCACCAACCACCTGGGCCACTTCGCGCTGACGGGGCTGTTGATGCCGGCACTGGGCGCCAGCCGCTCGCCCCGCGTCGTCACGGTGAGCAGCACCGCGGCGTACTGGGGGAAAGTCGACCTGACGAACCTCCAGAGCGAGAAGCGCTACTCGCCCATGGGGACGTATGGGAATTCCAAGCTGGCGAATCTCCTGTTCATGCGGGAGCTGGACCGGCGCTTCGGTGGAACGGGGCTGCTCAGCGTGGCGGCGGAGCCGGGGGCGAGCGCGACGGGATTGCAGAAGCAGGACCTCGCCGCTCGGCTCACGAAGCTCATCGGGCAGTCGGCGGCGGAGGGCGCGCTGCCCTCGCTCTACGCGGCGACGATGCCGGACGTGAAGGGAGGCGACTACTTCCACCCGGGAAGACGCTTCGGCCTGGTCGGGCCTCCGGCGCCCTCGAAGTTCCCCAAGCGCGCCCGCGACACGGAGATGGCGCGTGTGCTGTGGGAGGCGTCGGAGCGACTGACGGGCGTTTCGTATCCGGTGCTCGCGAAGGCGGCATAGGAAATGCGCCGCGCTCGTGTCATCCGGTCGGGTTGGGACGGGCGGGTCGGACCCCTTCACGAGGAGTCCGACCTCTCACTGCGACGTCGGGACTACTTCTGTGCGCCGTTGGAGTCGGTGGGGGTGGTGGTGCCGCCCGTGCCACTCCCGTTCTTCGCGAGCCGCACGAGCTCGGAGACGGAGACCTGGGCGACGCCGCGGTTCAGGTTGCTCGGGTCCTTGGGGTCCTCTGCCCAGAAGCGGAAGACGATGTGCCGCGGATCATCCGACGAGAACTGGGCGTCCACCGGGAACTCGAGGACGGACGGCGCTTCGTTGGTGCCCGAGGCCAGCTCGCCCTCGCCCCCCACCTGCTGCCACGGGAGCTGGTCCGCCAGCCCGTCCCACATCAGTTCATTGAGGGCAATGGCCTTGTCAGAGATCGCCCAGTCGAGCTGCCGGACGCGGATGGGCGTGCCGGTGTGGTTGCTCAGGTCGATGACCGGCCGGATGCCGCCGTCGGCCGCCAGCTCCACCTTCCACTTGTGACCCACCGCGATGACGTCGCCGACAGGCCGGGTGTTGCGCGTCCAGTAGAACGCGGGCAGATGGTCCGGGTTGTTGGAGTGACTCACCACACCGATGGCGGCCGAGTCGGAGCAGAAGCCGATGTGGGCGTAGTTGCCGCGAGTCACGCTCTTGCCCGGCGCCGCGAAGTTGAGCGTCGAGGTGGTGCCGTTCGTGGTGACGGTCGGCACGCCGAACGGGTTCAGCGAGCCTGTGTAGTAGCTGCAGAAGGACGTGGGGCCCTGCACCGTGACGTGCAGGTCGTTCGCGTCGAAGTTGGTGTTGTTGTAGATGTCGACGTTGTAGCAGTAGGCGGAACACGGCGGCGGATTGCCACCACCGGGGGGCACCTGCGCCTGTTGCACATACGTGGTGGCAGCTCCACCGATGCCGCTCATGACCATGGCGACGGCCAGGGTGTGCTTGACGCCAATCTGACGGAAGACGTTCATCACTGCTTCCTCTGCCTCGTGTCCGAGGCCGCTGGGGGGAGGGTTGCACTTCCCCTGAGAGCAGGATTCGAGCCGAAGGCTTCACGCCCCGTGCGACCTGCCCGGAAGCGATGGAATGTGACTCCGAACGTCACGACTCCCGAGGTCGGTGTGACGCCCGGCGCTACAACGCACCGCGCGGTACTGCCGCCGGTGCGGGGCGCGAGCCTGGGCAACGCGCTGGACGTCTGGATGAACGACGGAGAAACGTCATGACCACGTCGATTCGGAATCGCGCGAGCAATTCGCGCTCTGGCTTCTCGGCCGCGCGCACGTCTTCCGAGCCTGTCCGTCCCGGGCGCGACAATCACACGCACCGGGGTGCCGGCCAGCTCGCCCCGGCGTCGCAGGCCCGCCGCTTCCGACCGGTCGATGACTTCACCCGGCAGGGCTGCAAGCCCCAGACTCCTTGATGTGGCACTGGTGGTGCCCAGAGGGGCGCGTCGCCGGACGTCACGTTCAACACGAACTACAACCCGGACGACATGGGCTCCAGGTTCACGCGCGGTTGAGTCTCCGGCCGGGGATCGAGGGGGCCCTCCCGCCGTCCGTGAAGCTGGCATCATCCCGGACCGAGCCCCTCGCTCCGTCTGCACTTCCTTGTCGGTGGGACATCCGGGCCCCTGGATTCGGTGTCCCCCCTCAACATGGAGGCGCTCGGCCTGCGGCACCGCCGGGGCCATGACCTGCGCCGCTCTACGACCGAGGGCTTCTCCCCACGCCGGCCCCCCCGAAGTCGCCGAACCGGGGCCCCGTGCAGCGGAGTGCCGACGTGCCCATGCATTCAAGGCCTGACGACAGCGCACCGGGTCCGCGCCCGGCCCTGAAGGAGGAACATCATGAGCAGGCAGACCCCGCGTCTTCTGTGGGTGGGAGGGCCGCTCCTCGTCGTCCTCGCGGTCAGCAGCGGGTCGGCTGTCGCCCAGCCGACCCAGGTGACGAACCCCTCGCCGGCTGCGACCGCCACAGCTGCCGAACCGGTCAATGCATTCAAGCAGGTCTCCAGCGCGAGCAACCAGAC contains these protein-coding regions:
- a CDS encoding oxidoreductase; its protein translation is MKTDWSTRDIPRLEGKKAIVTGANSGIGYFTALELGRAGVEVLVGCRDVQKGQAAVERMRAEVPGARFSLEALDLASLASVRAFAERARAAMPTLDLLVNNAGLMAVPKRQTTVDGFEVQFGTNHLGHFALTGLLMPALGASRSPRVVTVSSTAAYWGKVDLTNLQSEKRYSPMGTYGNSKLANLLFMRELDRRFGGTGLLSVAAEPGASATGLQKQDLAARLTKLIGQSAAEGALPSLYAATMPDVKGGDYFHPGRRFGLVGPPAPSKFPKRARDTEMARVLWEASERLTGVSYPVLAKAA